A stretch of DNA from Acidobacteriota bacterium:
TGGCAGACCACCAACGTGCACCGGATCCGTACGGCCGGGGCCGAGGTCGGCGTGAAGCGCCTCGGGGCTGGGTGGATCGCCGCACTCGACTACGCGTGGCTGTCGAGCGAGGCCGACCGGCTGGTCCTCCTGTCCAAGTACAGCCTCGACTTCGCGCGGCACTCCGTCGTGATGTCGGGCGGCGTCGACCTGCCGTGGCAGCTGCAGGCGGGCGGGCGGGTCGATGTCCGGGGGCGGGTGGCCCGTCCGGCCTACGCGCTCGTCGATGCGCGCCTCGGCCGGCGCGTCGGGCCGGCCGAGGTCTTCCTCGAGGGTGCGAACCTCTTCGACGCCGACTACGAGGAGATTCGCGGCGTCGCCATGCCGGGCCGCTCGATCTCGGCCGGCCTGCGCGTCGGGTACTGAGCCGCCTCACCACATCGTTCGCACCTGGTCGTCGAGCCCCGTCATCTCCCAGCGGATGAGCGAAATCGGCATCACGCCCGCCGCGAGGAACTGGTCGTGGAACTCCGTGAGGTTGAACTTCGCGCCCAGCTGCTGCGCCCGGCGGGCGAAGAGCTCCTCCATCTGCACCTTGCCGATGTAGTACCCGATGCCGTACCCGGGCTGTCTGAGGTACAGCTCCATGTCGAAGAACGCGATCGCGTCGTCGGGTGCCATCCAGTACGGCGTGCGCGAGGTGAGTGACTCGAGGGCCTGGTCGAACGTCCACTCGTTGCTGTGCATCTTCAGCTCGGGCAGCACGCGCGCCGCGCGCTTGGCCTGCAGGATGTAGTTGATCTCCTTCGTCTTCGGCCGGTTGTCGAGCAGGCCGGCCTGCTGGATGAACTCCTCGAGGTAGTACGACCAGCCCTCGGCGCGGGTGCCGTCGATGAAGAAGAGGCGCGACTGGCCGCGAATCGGCCGGTCGTCGCGCCGGCGCATCTGGCTGTCGAGCAGGTGGCCCGGTAGATTGTGCGCGCGCAGCGGACGCGGATCGCGATCTTCCGCTTCGCGGAAGAAATGGCGCCTGATCGGCGGGTCGAACGGCCCGGGCTTCTTCGGATCGCGGTCCGACGGCAGCACGTAGGGGCCTTCGCCGCGCGGCGGCACCAGGTAGTCGGGCACCGTGAAGATCTGCTGCGCGCGGAGCCATGCCAGCATCTCCACGTCGGCCTCGTAGCGCCGGCGCTCGAACTCCTCGAACGACTCCGCCGGCGCGATCATCGGAACGCCGCGGTTCTTGTGTTCCTCGATCTTGAGCCAGACGAGCGCACGCTCGTACTCGCGTTCGCCGATGATCCGCATGTCTTCCCAGGTGTACGGGAAGAGCAGGACGTGCCTCATGTACCAGTCGTAGTTTTCCCTGCCGATGCCCGCGGGCGCCGTCATCCGCGGCAGCTGCTCCTCAAGCCATCGGGAGAAGTCGGCCGCCGCCTCCGCCGCCCGCTTCGCGTCGTCGACGAGCTCGGGATGATGGCCGGCCAGGTCCTCGGCGAGCCGGGTGTAGACGTTCTGCTCGACGGCTTTCTGGCGGATGGCGAGCCTCGCGAGATCGGCCGCCATCTCCGTCAGGTTGCCCTTGGCCTGCTCGAGCACCGCCGGCACGCCGCGCAGCTTCACGGCGAAGGCGTCGAGCCGATCGGCCGGAACGGGCAGTCGCGGGATCTGCAGCGCGTCGTGGATCTTCGGGCCGAACCCGAGCGAGGTGGTCGAGTAGTAGGCGGGGTCGCGCCGCCACGGCTTGATCACGCGATGGTGGAAGTCGAGGCCCCTGAACTCGGCGATGACGAGCAGGTGGTCGACCCGCTGGGCGACGGGCCAGCCGCTGCTGTCGATGCCGTCGAGCCGCCGCTGCAGGGTGCGCAGCTTCGCGTGCTGCGCCTCCATCGCGGCCGTGGTGTAGTCGGGTACGCCGTCGCGCACCTCGGGCAGGGCCATCGCCCTGAACTCCTTGAACAGGGCGAGCAGGTCGTCGTAGCTCGTGCTGCGCTCGACGGCGGGCTCGGCCGGCGGGGCCGACGGACCTGAACAGGCCGAGGCCGCGGCCACGAGCGCGACCATCGCGCTCGCGGCCAGCCACCGGCGGGACATGCTCCTAGCGTTCACGGGCGACTCCTCTCGTGGTGCGGCCGGGCGGGCCCGCCCGGCGACGAGTTCACTCATCCTGGGTCACCGCCGCGCCCGGTCCGGGGCCGAGGTGGCGGTCGAAGAAGGTCACGAGCTTGCCGAGCAGGTAGATCGCGTAGTCGGGGCGCTGCGACCAGCCATGCGTCGCGGCCGGAGCGAACGCGAAGTCGAAGTCCTTGCCCTCCTTGATCAACTGCTCCGCGAGGTCGATCGACGTCTTGAACGGGACGACGTCGTCCATCATTCCGTGGATGATGAGCAGCGCGTCGCGCAGGTTCTTCGCCTCCGGGACGACGTTGCCGCGCACGAACGTCTCCGGGTGCGTCTGCGGCCGGCGCGAGATCGCCACGTCGTCGCTGCCGAAGTAGCGCGGGTCGACGGCCGGCGCACCGGCGACGCCCGCCCGGAAGAGCCCCGGCTTGCGCAGGAGCGAGAACACCGTGAGCGTCCCGCCGTAGCTGCTGCCCCAGATGCCCAGACGCGCCGGATCGACGTAGGGCAGGGTCTTCAGGTGGTCCACCGCGCTCTCGAGGTCGTCGAGATCCTTCCCGCCCCAGTCCATCAGGAACCCCTCGCGGAAGTCCCGTCCGTACCCCGTGCTGCCGCGGACGTCGACCTGGACGACGATGTAGCCGCGCTCGATGACGAGCAGCTGCTGCAGGGTCGCGTAGAGGCCGGCGAAGCGGTTGCGCACCGTGTTCGAGTAGACCGGGCCGAAGATCACCGGGTACTTCTTCGAGCGGTCGAGGTTCGCCGGCTCGAGGATGCGGGCGTGAAGCGTGTGGCCGTCGATCCGGCTCTTGAAGGTCGCATAGCGCGCCTTCACCCACGGCACGCGCCCGAACTCGGCGGGCGGCGACGTCGTGATCCGCCGCTCGGGGCCCCCCTTCGCGTCGACGAGGAAGAGCTCGGTCGGCATCAGATCGTGTGAGTGGAGCAGCGCGAGCGTCGAGCCGTCGGGCGAGAGAAACGGCACGTGCACGCCGGGGCTCGTCGTGACGCGCGCGGCCGGGCCCCCGTCTTCGGGCACGCGATAGACGTGCCGCTCGTACGGGCTGGCCTCGTTGCCGACGACGAAGACGCTCTTCGTGGCACGCGAGGCGATGGGTGTGACCGCCCCGCGTTCTCCGGTGACGTCCCAGGTGGCCGGCGTGAGGGCCCTCGGCGTCGTCTCGCCCGGCGCGACCGTGTAGAGGCGGTAGCGATCCTCGAGGTCGCTCACGAACAGCAGGCGCTTGCCGTCGCCATGCCACGCCGAGGCGATCGCCGTGTACACGCGCGACTCGCGGCGGTCGTGCCAGGCCGTCGTGAAGCTGTGGCTGACGGGGTCGGCCACGACCAGCCAGCGATCGAGCGCGTCGTCGCTCTGGCGGTCGATGAGCAGCCGGCCCTCGGGCGACCACGCGAAGTCGTTGGTCTGAATCGACGTCTGGTCGGGCAGGTCGAGCAGGCGCAGCTGGCCCGTGGCGACCTCGTAGAAGCCGACGGTGCGGATCTCGTTGGTGTCGCCGGGATAGCCGCGCCGGAGGTGGTTCACCACCACCTCGTCGCCGAGGTAGTAGGGATACGGGGTCTCGCGGACGGCGCGGCGATCGACGTAGTGCACGGCGACGAAGCGGCTGTCGGGCGACCAGATCGCCACCGGCACGCCGCCACCCCAGATCGCCGTGCCGATCTCGACGTCGGCGCGGTAGTAGGTGCCGAGCGGCACCGAGCCGATCGTCGGCACGCCGACGCGCGTGGCCCGCGAGACGCGGCCCACGTCGAGGTGCACCAGCCACAGGTCGCCGTCCTGCACGAACGAGACGTACTTGCCGTCGGGCGAGGCGGAGAGCTGCGTCTTGCTGCCGCCAGTGCGTGTCAGCGCCTCGGGCGTGCCGCCCTGCGCCGCGACGCGCCACACGTCGCCACGGTGCACGACGTAGATCGTTCGCGAGTCGGGGCTCCAGGCGAGATCGCTCACGCCAGGGCCCGACGGCGGCGCGCCCTCGACGAACCTCGTCAGGCGGCGCGGGCTTGAGGAGTCCCGATCGACGAGCCACACGTCGCGTGCGGGCCACGCCGCGTCGTTCCACAGAAACGCCAGCTGGCGGCTGTCGGGCGACCAGGTCGGACGCACAGGGGCGGTGCCGAGAATCGACGGGCCCGAGACGATGCGTTCGACGGTGAGCGGCGCAACGCCCTGCGCGCCGGCGTGCAGCGGCAGAACGGTGGCGACGGCCGCGACGACCCAGAGGGCCGCGAGCGGCCACCGGCTTCGTCGTGCGGCCGGGCGCGGCCTGGGCACGAACATGGACACCTCCCGACCGGCGTCCCGCTCGACCGGGCCCCGGTCCTCAGAATTTGACCGATGAGTTGAACGTCGAGAGTCTACCCGAAAACCCGCGCCCCTGTCAGGCGCCAGGCCGATGGACACCGGATGGCGCGGCCCAGGACGTCGCGCGTCCGCGAGCCACGGTGGGCGAGCTGCTGGTATGATCCGGTCATGGGCTCCGACGTGGCCGGGAGCGTCTCGGTGTCGCCCTTCCAGACCTGCGGATCGTGTCGCGTGGGCTGGGACTCCTGGGACACGTTCGTCGTCGACCCGCGGATCAGGCTGCTCGGGCTGCAGGCCGTGCCGCACGTCGACGATGCCAGCCTCCTCGTGTTCGAGCACGCCTGCGGCAGCTCGATCTCGATTCTGACCAAGCGGCTTCGCCACCTCCTGCCGGGGCCCGCCGACGGCTGGCCCTCGCTGCGGGGCACCGACCAGTGTCCCGGCCACTGCGTGTCGCTCGCCGATCTCGCGGCCTGCGACCGCCCGTGCAGCAACGCCCGCGATCGCGACCTGATCAAGCTGGTCAAGCGACTCCGCGGTGGCGACGCGGACTCCCGCAGGTCGCACCGATCCGACAATCTGGCTGGCGGCTGACGCTGGCGACTGGCAGCCTCGTTGGGGATATCCACGATTGGACGAACGGCCTTCGCTTCGCTTCCGGTGAAGTCACCGATCGCGGAGAAGACGGCGATCGTCATCGTGCTGGCTGGTAGCGCCGGCCGGTCGTCGCAAGCCGAGCGTCGGAGTGGGGTGAGCCGACCGCGCGTCGGCTCACACCTCGAGGGCGTTCATCGCGCGCTCGAGATCGCCCGGCCGGACGTAGATGACGTAGCCGAAGGTGCCCTGGCCGTCCGTCACGCCGCTCGACGCCACGATGTTCACGCCGGCTTCGAACAGCTTCTGGTGAATCGTCGCCAGCGCGCCCAGCTCGTCGTCGCCGTGGACGAGCAGCGCCGGGTGTGGGCCGTCGAGAATCAGGTTGGCCTGGCGGGCTGCCTGGAGGAGGCGCGGGCCGTGCTCGGGGAAGAGCGTCAGGTGCGCGTGCGCCGGACCCACCGGGACCGCCGTGAACGCGAGGAGGCTGATGCCCTGGCCCGCGAGCAGCGACAGCAGACTGAACGCCTCGCCGGGCTGGTCGCGGACGGTTGCCGAGAAATAGTCGACGCGCCGGATGCGATAGGCCATGGCCTGCCTCCCGGGGGCTCGCCGCTCGGCTCATTGTACCCTCCCGCCGCCGGCTCGAGCGGGGGCGACTGCGCCGCGCCACCTCCTTTCGGCGGGCGCGTCGCCGGCCCGCGGCTGTCGGGTCGGGACGGGACGGGGGCGAATCGCTCGTAGCCAGTCGCGAGGATTGACGCTAGGATCTCGCCCGAGGTGGTACCCGGCTTCATGAACCGGCCTTCACGATTCGTGTCCCTCGGGCTGGCGCTCGTCCTGTCGACGGTGGGCGCCGGCGCCCTTTCACTCACCCAGTCGGTCGTCGACGCCGGCAAGCGGGTCGAG
This window harbors:
- a CDS encoding prolyl oligopeptidase family serine peptidase, yielding MFVPRPRPAARRSRWPLAALWVVAAVATVLPLHAGAQGVAPLTVERIVSGPSILGTAPVRPTWSPDSRQLAFLWNDAAWPARDVWLVDRDSSSPRRLTRFVEGAPPSGPGVSDLAWSPDSRTIYVVHRGDVWRVAAQGGTPEALTRTGGSKTQLSASPDGKYVSFVQDGDLWLVHLDVGRVSRATRVGVPTIGSVPLGTYYRADVEIGTAIWGGGVPVAIWSPDSRFVAVHYVDRRAVRETPYPYYLGDEVVVNHLRRGYPGDTNEIRTVGFYEVATGQLRLLDLPDQTSIQTNDFAWSPEGRLLIDRQSDDALDRWLVVADPVSHSFTTAWHDRRESRVYTAIASAWHGDGKRLLFVSDLEDRYRLYTVAPGETTPRALTPATWDVTGERGAVTPIASRATKSVFVVGNEASPYERHVYRVPEDGGPAARVTTSPGVHVPFLSPDGSTLALLHSHDLMPTELFLVDAKGGPERRITTSPPAEFGRVPWVKARYATFKSRIDGHTLHARILEPANLDRSKKYPVIFGPVYSNTVRNRFAGLYATLQQLLVIERGYIVVQVDVRGSTGYGRDFREGFLMDWGGKDLDDLESAVDHLKTLPYVDPARLGIWGSSYGGTLTVFSLLRKPGLFRAGVAGAPAVDPRYFGSDDVAISRRPQTHPETFVRGNVVPEAKNLRDALLIIHGMMDDVVPFKTSIDLAEQLIKEGKDFDFAFAPAATHGWSQRPDYAIYLLGKLVTFFDRHLGPGPGAAVTQDE
- a CDS encoding DUF885 family protein, which codes for MNARSMSRRWLAASAMVALVAAASACSGPSAPPAEPAVERSTSYDDLLALFKEFRAMALPEVRDGVPDYTTAAMEAQHAKLRTLQRRLDGIDSSGWPVAQRVDHLLVIAEFRGLDFHHRVIKPWRRDPAYYSTTSLGFGPKIHDALQIPRLPVPADRLDAFAVKLRGVPAVLEQAKGNLTEMAADLARLAIRQKAVEQNVYTRLAEDLAGHHPELVDDAKRAAEAAADFSRWLEEQLPRMTAPAGIGRENYDWYMRHVLLFPYTWEDMRIIGEREYERALVWLKIEEHKNRGVPMIAPAESFEEFERRRYEADVEMLAWLRAQQIFTVPDYLVPPRGEGPYVLPSDRDPKKPGPFDPPIRRHFFREAEDRDPRPLRAHNLPGHLLDSQMRRRDDRPIRGQSRLFFIDGTRAEGWSYYLEEFIQQAGLLDNRPKTKEINYILQAKRAARVLPELKMHSNEWTFDQALESLTSRTPYWMAPDDAIAFFDMELYLRQPGYGIGYYIGKVQMEELFARRAQQLGAKFNLTEFHDQFLAAGVMPISLIRWEMTGLDDQVRTMW